In the genome of Nycticebus coucang isolate mNycCou1 chromosome 12, mNycCou1.pri, whole genome shotgun sequence, one region contains:
- the LOC128562283 gene encoding olfactory receptor 6C68-like: protein MKNHTAITTFILLGLTEDPHLQVLLFIFLFLTYMLSVTGNLTIIILTMVDLHLKTPMYFFLQNFSFLEISFTTACVPRFLYSISTGDRTITYNACAIQLFLTDLFGVTEFFLLAAMSYDRYVAICKPLHYMTIMSNKVCKAMVICCWMAAFLIILPPLSLGFYLEFCDSNIIDHFGCDASPILKISCSDTWLIEQMVIVCAVLTFIITLMCVVLSYVHIIKTTLKFPSTQQKKKAFSTCSSHMIVVSITYGSCIFIYIKPSAKEEVNINKGVSVLISSISPMLNPFIYTLRNKQVKQAFKDSIKKITFLLKK from the coding sequence ATGAAAAACCACACAGCAATCACAACATTCATCCTGCTGGGACTGACAGAAGATCCTCACCTAcaggttttgctttttatttttctatttctcaccTACATGTTGAGTGTAACTGGAAATCTGACCATCATTATTCTCACCATGGTGGATCTCCACCTTAAAACTCCCAtgtattttttcctccaaaatttctctttcttagaAATCTCATTTACAACTGCCTGTGTCCCAAGATTCCTATACAGCATATCAACTGGGGACAGAACGATCACCTATAATGCATGTGCCATTCAACTGTTTTTAACAGATCTCTTTGGAGTAACTGAATTCTTCCTTTTGGCTGCCATGTCCTATGAtcgctatgtggccatctgcaaACCTTTGCATTATATGACCATCATGAGCAACAAAGTGTGCAAAGCAATGGTTATTTGCTGTTGGATGGCAGCATTTCTCATTATTCTCCCACCACTTAGCTTAGGTTTTTACCTGGAATTCTGTGACTCCAATATCATTGATCATTTTGGCTGTGATGCATCTCCTATCCTGAAGATATCATGCTCAGACACCTGGCTGATAGAACAGATGGTGATAGTGTGTGCTGTGTTGACATTCATCATCACCCTCATGTGTGTGGTTCTCTCCTATGTACATATCATAAAGACAACTCTAAAATTCCCTTCtactcaacaaaagaaaaaagcctttTCTACCTGTTCTTCACACATGATCGTGGTTTCCATCACCTATGGCAGCTGCATCTTCATCTACATCAAACCATCTGCAAAAGAAGAGGTAAACATTAATAAAGGTGTTTCAGTTCTTATTTCTTCCATATCACCCATGTTGAATCCTTTTATATACACCCTGAGGAATAAGCAAGTTAAACAAGCCTTTAAGGACTCaatcaaaaaaattacatttctctTAAAGAAGTAA
- the LOC128562230 gene encoding olfactory receptor 6C68 → MKNHTAITTFILLGLTEDPHLQVLLFIFLFLTYMLSVTGNLTIIILTMVDPHLKTPMYFFLQNFSFLEISFTTACVPRFLYSISTGDRTITYNACAIQLFLTDLFGATEFFLLAAMSYDRYVAICKPLHYMTIMSNKVCKAMVICCWMAALLIILPPLSLGFYLEFCDSNIIDHFGCDASPILKISCSDTWLIEQMVIISAILILFITLVCVVLSYVHIIKTILKFPSTQQKKKAFSTCSSHMIVVSITYGSCIFIYIKPSAKEEVNINKGVSVLISSISPMLNPFIYTLRNKQVKQAFKDSIKKITFLLKK, encoded by the coding sequence ATGAAAAACCACACAGCAATCACAACATTCATCCTGCTGGGACTGACAGAAGATCCTCACCTAcaggttttgctttttatttttctatttctcaccTACATGTTGAGTGTAACTGGAAATCTGACCATCATTATTCTCACCATGGTGGATCCCCACCTTAAAACTCCCAtgtattttttcctccaaaatttctctttcttagaAATCTCATTTACAACTGCCTGTGTCCCAAGATTCCTATACAGCATATCAACTGGGGACAGAACGATCACCTATAATGCATGTGCCATTCAACTGTTTTTAACAGATCTCTTTGGGGCAACTGAATTCTTCCTTTTGGCTGCCATGTCCTATGAtcgctatgtggccatctgcaaACCTTTGCATTATATGACCATCATGAGCAACAAAGTGTGCAAAGCAATGGTTATTTGCTGTTGGATGGCAGCACTCCTCATTATTCTCCCACCACTTAGCTTAGGTTTTTACCTGGAATTCTGTGACTCTAATATCATTGATCATTTTGGCTGTGATGCATCTCCTATCCTGAAGATATCATGCTCAGACACCTGGCTGATAGAACAGATGGTGATAATCTCTGCCATACTGATCTTATTCATCACTCTCGTATGCGTAGTTCTCTCCTATGTACATATCATAAAGACAATTCTAAAATTCCCTTCtactcaacaaaagaaaaaagcctttTCTACCTGTTCTTCACACATGATCGTGGTTTCCATCACCTATGGCAGCTGCATCTTCATCTACATCAAACCATCTGCAAAAGAAGAGGTAAACATTAATAAAGGTGTTTCAGTTCTTATTTCTTCCATATCACCCATGTTGAATCCTTTTATATACACCCTGAGGAATAAACAAGTTAAACAAGCCTTTAAGGACTCAATCAAAAAAATTACGTTTCTCTTAAAGAAGTAA